One window from the genome of Pararhizobium gei encodes:
- a CDS encoding SGNH/GDSL hydrolase family protein, giving the protein MAYTQTAVDVFAPTDASGVARRVDNDEVQIWGTEIEAAISEIVHTVINGIVVGNSVVYSLKSGLLANTTRPDGSLGIVFADPVPDNNGVFVESGAGIWTKTNLALPSTFAADLATAIAGIDDLESSKLNATLSAVSTLFGTALGKASPADTDKIALFDSDASGALKLPTWADFKAALKTHFDTFYPSGSDVETAISDAIASLVTSSQVSDAIEDAFGSISEAASAAAAQATVLIGQAYERPGDAKLLYSSTLTGAAATRPPLSIGTIVNDTELGSVLQISSADVTGASVDIAPRIDFAINPDRSYLVLCVLKRTTDALDPLGNGVETRWQSLNYNKNHVGNGVLGTPLNPTIAAGTIRVSYLIGQAGAPGDLDYVIPPSAVYGLPLLRIFGSDHVTVVATIDIRDVTDQINGGADITQITDDLAAEIAAREALDAGLAAEVEARESLEEVVTIGFEQTTLAIDNIEDALDERALGATIDSQPANIPLIVSNDRVVAWLDGGNFAAKGLSEFLQMSIVDRMTTTSNSDIAIPLITADGQVILWLTPEGDLASKGLSRPLAKSAVDLVTTEVKAATYVPLITANGKVILWLTPNGSLSGPGLSANEPRPSRLASDGRTLHRAKAKTALIKTNPGGSDRLRIALMGDSWSDLRTIPNALRDLMTGTIGLAGHGWQDVEGITQIGGVTFAKNGWTFVDATTNVPIWPNGVGIDGKLITATSTTATISIGNLVATEVRIYSFAHGGTWRYQVDGGAWTTVNEASDGALRVTTISGLVNNAHALAIDTTGNTGTVSIGGFYSTGSGAGAEILKAGNASIDGSQMLTYLGQIGPQLADLAPDVLICILGTNDSHRPLSPPDVFIEAIAALAAAARSAVSDIGLIMIAPSLSSPIGLITPIEEYSDALDTWCAANDVEFLSLTRQMGTWAETQPLGMWNDLAHHSAVGARAITDIINENFFKLR; this is encoded by the coding sequence ATGGCTTATACACAGACAGCCGTGGACGTATTTGCGCCCACGGATGCCAGCGGCGTTGCCCGCCGGGTTGATAATGACGAGGTCCAGATTTGGGGTACCGAAATCGAGGCGGCGATCAGTGAGATCGTTCACACGGTCATCAACGGCATTGTGGTCGGAAATTCCGTCGTTTATTCCCTGAAGTCAGGCCTTCTTGCGAACACGACACGGCCGGATGGTTCGCTTGGCATCGTATTCGCCGACCCTGTGCCCGACAATAACGGGGTCTTTGTCGAAAGCGGCGCGGGTATCTGGACGAAAACGAACCTCGCTCTCCCATCGACGTTTGCGGCCGACCTGGCTACTGCAATCGCGGGGATCGATGATCTGGAGAGCAGCAAGCTCAATGCGACGCTGTCCGCCGTGTCCACACTGTTTGGGACCGCCCTGGGGAAGGCATCGCCTGCCGATACGGATAAAATCGCTTTGTTTGACAGCGACGCTTCTGGCGCGCTGAAACTGCCGACATGGGCGGATTTCAAAGCTGCACTCAAGACACATTTCGACACTTTTTACCCCAGCGGTTCGGACGTTGAAACTGCCATCTCGGATGCGATTGCCTCCCTCGTCACAAGTTCCCAGGTGTCGGACGCAATCGAAGATGCATTCGGCTCAATTTCGGAGGCTGCATCTGCTGCTGCCGCCCAGGCGACTGTTCTGATCGGGCAGGCATACGAGCGGCCGGGTGACGCAAAGTTGCTCTACAGCTCGACATTGACCGGTGCTGCAGCGACGCGACCGCCTCTTAGCATCGGGACGATCGTCAACGATACCGAGTTGGGTTCGGTGCTGCAGATTTCCAGCGCCGACGTAACTGGAGCCTCTGTCGATATTGCTCCGAGAATTGATTTCGCAATCAACCCTGATCGGAGCTACCTGGTCCTGTGCGTTCTGAAGCGCACCACGGACGCCCTCGACCCCCTCGGCAACGGCGTGGAAACTCGCTGGCAGAGCCTAAATTACAACAAAAACCACGTCGGCAATGGTGTCCTCGGAACACCATTGAACCCGACGATCGCCGCCGGCACGATCAGGGTCTCTTACCTGATCGGACAAGCCGGAGCGCCTGGCGATCTTGACTATGTCATTCCGCCATCGGCGGTTTACGGGCTGCCGCTTCTGCGCATATTTGGCTCAGACCACGTCACCGTTGTGGCGACAATCGACATCCGGGATGTCACCGATCAGATCAACGGCGGTGCGGACATCACTCAAATCACGGATGATCTCGCGGCTGAAATAGCGGCACGGGAGGCGCTGGACGCCGGACTGGCCGCAGAGGTTGAGGCGCGGGAAAGCCTCGAAGAGGTCGTCACCATCGGCTTTGAGCAAACGACGCTGGCGATCGACAACATCGAGGACGCACTCGACGAGCGTGCCTTGGGCGCAACGATTGATAGCCAGCCTGCAAACATCCCTCTGATTGTCAGTAACGATAGGGTTGTAGCTTGGCTTGACGGTGGAAATTTTGCTGCGAAGGGCTTGTCAGAGTTTCTACAGATGTCAATTGTCGATCGCATGACAACCACATCGAATTCCGACATCGCAATACCTCTCATCACAGCTGATGGACAGGTCATCCTTTGGCTGACGCCGGAGGGGGATCTGGCTTCAAAGGGGCTGTCAAGGCCGCTCGCAAAGAGTGCCGTCGATCTAGTCACGACCGAGGTGAAAGCCGCCACGTATGTGCCGCTCATCACGGCTAACGGAAAGGTCATCCTTTGGCTGACGCCGAACGGAAGCCTATCGGGGCCAGGGCTTTCCGCAAACGAGCCTAGGCCTTCGCGTTTAGCCAGCGACGGAAGAACGTTGCACCGCGCAAAGGCAAAAACCGCACTGATAAAAACAAATCCTGGCGGGTCAGACCGGCTGCGGATTGCCTTGATGGGCGATAGCTGGTCGGACCTGAGGACCATACCCAACGCGCTACGCGATCTCATGACTGGAACGATTGGTCTGGCCGGCCACGGATGGCAGGATGTAGAGGGCATTACGCAGATTGGCGGAGTAACCTTTGCGAAAAACGGGTGGACGTTTGTCGATGCAACCACCAACGTCCCGATTTGGCCAAACGGCGTCGGTATTGATGGAAAACTCATCACGGCAACATCGACAACCGCGACAATCTCTATTGGCAACCTCGTTGCGACCGAGGTGCGGATCTACAGTTTTGCACACGGTGGCACCTGGCGCTATCAGGTCGATGGCGGCGCTTGGACGACGGTCAATGAGGCGTCAGACGGCGCCTTGCGGGTGACGACCATTTCAGGTCTCGTGAACAACGCACACGCACTCGCAATCGACACGACAGGCAATACCGGGACCGTCTCTATCGGAGGGTTCTACTCGACGGGTTCTGGCGCCGGGGCGGAAATACTTAAAGCGGGCAATGCCTCAATCGACGGCTCCCAGATGCTGACCTATCTCGGCCAGATCGGCCCGCAGTTGGCAGACCTCGCTCCTGATGTCCTCATCTGCATCCTCGGCACAAACGATAGTCACCGGCCACTTTCTCCACCGGATGTTTTTATCGAGGCGATTGCCGCGCTTGCTGCTGCTGCCCGATCAGCTGTCTCGGATATCGGGCTGATCATGATTGCGCCCTCCTTGTCGTCACCTATCGGGCTCATCACGCCGATTGAGGAATATTCCGATGCTCTAGACACATGGTGCGCGGCCAACGATGTCGAATTTTTAAGCCTCACCCGACAAATGGGGACCTGGGCGGAAACTCAACCGCTGGGGATGTGGAACGATTTGGCACATCACAGCGCGGTCGGAGCGAGAGCGATCACAGACATCATCAACGAAAACTTCTTCAAGCTGAGGTAA
- a CDS encoding glycoside hydrolase family protein: MKTTLDIQSELHRRGYYKGKLDGIAGPQTRYAIEQFQSANDLVRDGKVGPKTLAKLFPAVAVPSDEGLTTSAAGRAAITLREDNRLTAYRDSVGVLTIGVGHTSEAGPPTVTPGMVITAAESDAILSRDLKTFEKAVLDAVKVPLSQHEFDALVSLAFNIGGGAFSKSTLVKKLNAGDRVGAADAFMSWVKAGGKTVKGLGNRRKSERLQFLGD; this comes from the coding sequence GTGAAAACTACCTTGGATATCCAATCCGAGTTGCATCGCCGTGGCTATTACAAAGGAAAGCTGGACGGCATTGCCGGGCCGCAGACGCGCTATGCCATCGAACAGTTCCAGTCTGCGAACGATCTGGTGCGTGATGGAAAAGTCGGGCCAAAGACTTTGGCGAAGCTGTTCCCGGCAGTGGCGGTTCCTTCGGACGAAGGCTTGACGACAAGCGCAGCGGGGCGGGCGGCAATCACACTTCGCGAGGATAACAGGCTGACAGCCTATCGCGATAGCGTCGGCGTCCTCACGATCGGCGTCGGTCACACCAGCGAGGCCGGGCCACCAACCGTCACGCCGGGCATGGTCATCACGGCGGCAGAGTCCGATGCCATCCTGTCACGGGATCTGAAGACATTCGAGAAGGCAGTGCTCGACGCGGTGAAAGTGCCGCTCTCCCAGCATGAATTCGACGCCCTCGTTTCGCTGGCATTCAATATCGGCGGCGGTGCCTTTTCGAAATCCACGCTCGTCAAAAAGCTGAATGCAGGCGACCGGGTAGGGGCGGCAGACGCGTTCATGTCTTGGGTAAAAGCCGGAGGCAAGACGGTGAAAGGCCTCGGTAATCGCCGCAAGTCGGAACGCCTGCAGTTCCTGGGCGACTGA
- a CDS encoding IS630 family transposase (programmed frameshift), with protein sequence MGSAISLRSDFDGARLRLLARQTRDADQARRLLALASIYDGGSRADAARLGSVTVQIVRDWVVRFNERGPAGLINGKAPGKPSLLNDEQRTALAQAIERGPTPYLDGVVRWRLCDLAQWIWEEFRISVSEETLGREVRAMGYRKLSARPRHHAQDAEAAEAFKKNFPAAVAEIAAGPAKGKVIEIWFQDEARIGQKNKITRRWAKRGSRPSAPHDQRTRSAYIFGAICPKHGKAAALVMPWCDTHAMNQHLIEISRNVAVHAHAVLIMDQAGWHMSNNLVVPENITILPLPPKSPELNPVENIWQFMRDNWLSNRVFKSYEDIVDHCCYAWRTLQQRPWKIMSIGRRKWAQGF encoded by the exons ATGGGTTCAGCGATTTCTTTGCGATCGGACTTCGACGGAGCCAGGTTGCGGCTTCTGGCTCGGCAGACACGCGATGCCGATCAGGCACGGCGGCTTCTGGCACTTGCATCGATCTATGATGGCGGCTCACGCGCCGATGCCGCCCGGCTTGGCAGTGTGACGGTTCAGATCGTGCGCGACTGGGTGGTGCGCTTCAATGAACGCGGTCCCGCCGGCCTTATCAACGGCAAGGCCCCGGGCAAACCTTCTCTCCTGAACGATGAACAGCGAACGGCTTTGGCGCAAGCCATAGAGCGCGGACCGACCCCGTATCTGGATGGAGTCGTTCGCTGGCGTCTGTGTGATCTGGCGCAATGGATTTGGGAAGAGTTCCGCATCTCGGTGAGCGAGGAGACCCTGGGCCGCGAAGTGCGTGCCATGGGCTATCGCAAGCTCTCGGCTCGCCCAAGACATCATGCGCAGGATGCCGAGGCGGCCGAGGCATTTAAAAAAA ACTTCCCCGCCGCTGTGGCAGAAATCGCCGCAGGTCCCGCCAAGGGCAAAGTAATCGAAATCTGGTTCCAGGACGAAGCCCGGATAGGCCAGAAGAACAAGATCACGCGTCGTTGGGCCAAGCGGGGCTCAAGGCCGTCCGCGCCGCACGACCAGCGAACCCGATCGGCCTATATCTTCGGTGCCATCTGTCCCAAGCACGGCAAGGCCGCCGCTCTCGTCATGCCGTGGTGCGACACCCATGCCATGAACCAGCACCTGATCGAGATATCCCGCAACGTCGCCGTTCATGCACACGCCGTCCTCATCATGGATCAGGCCGGATGGCACATGTCCAACAATCTCGTCGTTCCAGAAAACATCACCATCCTGCCACTGCCGCCCAAATCGCCCGAGTTGAACCCGGTCGAAAACATCTGGCAGTTCATGAGGGACAACTGGCTCTCAAACCGAGTCTTCAAATCCTACGAGGATATCGTCGACCACTGCTGCTACGCTTGGAGAACCCTCCAGCAACGACCATGGAAGATCATGTCAATCGGCCGACGCAAATGGGCGCAAGGGTTCTAA
- a CDS encoding response regulator produces the protein MAIGIAVRLAKSADYGGPDLFIALTREMAVNAVPVCVGRILVLEDEPFIALDVEQSLQTAGFKVEACHSRGDAIKWLTSNIPSLAVLDFQLKDGDCSDVMAVLRARGVPIIICTASSQESVSASFGGVAWLNKPFDERRLCELVNELMLEREFYDSMEKAV, from the coding sequence ATGGCCATTGGCATTGCGGTCAGACTGGCGAAGTCGGCCGATTACGGTGGACCAGATCTTTTCATCGCGCTCACCCGGGAAATGGCGGTGAATGCCGTGCCTGTTTGTGTGGGAAGGATACTGGTGCTGGAAGACGAGCCGTTTATCGCGCTCGACGTGGAGCAGAGTCTCCAGACAGCGGGGTTCAAGGTCGAGGCTTGTCACTCGCGGGGCGACGCAATCAAGTGGCTCACGTCCAACATTCCGTCCCTGGCTGTTTTGGACTTCCAGTTGAAAGATGGCGACTGTTCCGACGTTATGGCGGTTCTACGGGCCCGAGGTGTTCCAATTATTATCTGCACCGCCTCTTCTCAGGAAAGTGTTTCGGCATCCTTCGGCGGCGTTGCGTGGCTGAACAAGCCATTTGATGAACGGCGGTTGTGCGAGTTGGTCAACGAGTTGATGTTGGAACGGGAATTCTACGACAGTATGGAGAAAGCGGTATGA
- a CDS encoding DUF982 domain-containing protein, translating into MDDIVWPETVQLELNGRYDVLSISSSREAADLLLNQWPQKRGPCYKLAVMTCLESFRGRQPAELARLDLIAAAIEAHIYVRSQSIGA; encoded by the coding sequence ATGGACGATATTGTCTGGCCTGAAACCGTTCAACTCGAACTGAATGGCCGATATGATGTGCTGAGCATTTCCAGCAGCCGGGAAGCGGCGGACCTGCTTCTCAATCAATGGCCGCAGAAACGCGGGCCCTGCTACAAGCTTGCGGTCATGACCTGCCTGGAAAGTTTCCGTGGACGCCAGCCGGCCGAACTGGCCCGCCTGGATCTCATCGCCGCAGCGATCGAGGCACATATTTATGTGCGGTCACAATCCATCGGCGCCTGA
- a CDS encoding NADH-quinone oxidoreductase subunit A gives MTDLLGSYIPIAIFIGISLVIGLALLIAPFAVAFKAPDDEKLSAYECGFNAFDDARMKFDIRFYLVSILFIIFDLEVAFLFPWAVSFREMGWFGFWSMMAFLGVLTIGFIYEWKKGALEWN, from the coding sequence ATGACAGACCTTCTCGGCTCCTATATTCCGATCGCCATCTTCATCGGCATTTCGCTGGTCATCGGCCTCGCGCTGCTGATCGCGCCCTTTGCCGTGGCGTTCAAAGCGCCTGACGATGAAAAGCTTTCGGCCTATGAGTGCGGCTTCAATGCGTTCGACGATGCCCGCATGAAGTTCGACATCCGATTCTACCTTGTGTCGATCCTCTTCATCATCTTCGACCTTGAAGTGGCATTTCTGTTTCCCTGGGCTGTTTCATTCCGTGAAATGGGATGGTTCGGTTTCTGGTCGATGATGGCGTTTCTCGGCGTGCTCACCATCGGCTTTATCTATGAATGGAAAAAGGGAGCGCTGGAATGGAACTGA
- a CDS encoding NuoB/complex I 20 kDa subunit family protein, which yields MELTSGTTMVAQKPKGIIDPSTGKPIGSNDKYFGEINNELADKGFLVTSTDELINWARTGSLMWMTFGLACCAVEMMQMSMPRYDAERFGFAPRASPRQSDVMIVAGTLTNKMAPALRKVYDQMPEPRYVISMGSCANGGGYYHYSYSVVRGCDRVVPVDIYVPGCPPTAEALLYGVLLLQKKIRRTGTIER from the coding sequence ATGGAACTGACATCCGGCACGACTATGGTTGCTCAGAAGCCGAAGGGCATCATCGATCCTTCCACAGGCAAGCCGATCGGTAGCAACGACAAATATTTCGGCGAAATCAACAACGAGCTCGCCGACAAGGGTTTTCTGGTTACTTCCACGGACGAGCTGATCAACTGGGCCCGCACGGGCTCGCTGATGTGGATGACCTTCGGCTTGGCTTGTTGCGCTGTGGAGATGATGCAGATGTCCATGCCGCGCTATGATGCCGAACGATTCGGCTTTGCGCCCCGTGCGTCACCGCGCCAGTCCGACGTCATGATCGTCGCCGGTACGCTGACCAACAAGATGGCGCCTGCCTTGCGCAAGGTCTATGACCAGATGCCCGAGCCGCGCTACGTCATCTCGATGGGTTCCTGCGCCAATGGCGGCGGTTACTATCATTATTCCTATTCGGTGGTGCGTGGCTGCGACCGCGTCGTGCCTGTGGATATCTATGTGCCGGGCTGTCCTCCCACGGCAGAGGCTCTCCTTTACGGGGTGCTCCTGCTGCAGAAGAAGATCCGCCGCACAGGCACGATCGAACGGTAA
- a CDS encoding NADH-quinone oxidoreductase subunit C: protein MSEALNGLAAYIRETRGALISDATIAFGDLTLNATPANLIELLTFLRDDARCGFISFIDICGVDWPQRPERFDVVYHLLSPKQNLRIRVKIVIGEDQPVPSACDVYPGADWFEREAYDMYGILFTGHPDLRRILTDYGFEGYPLRKDFPTTGYVEVRYNDEAKRVVYEPVALKQEFRNFDFMSPWEGTDYVLPGDEKANAK, encoded by the coding sequence ATGAGTGAAGCCCTGAACGGACTGGCGGCCTATATCCGCGAAACGCGTGGCGCGCTGATTTCCGACGCGACGATCGCATTCGGTGATCTGACGCTGAACGCCACGCCTGCCAATCTGATCGAACTGCTGACCTTTTTGCGCGATGATGCGCGCTGCGGTTTCATCAGCTTTATCGACATCTGTGGTGTCGACTGGCCGCAGCGCCCGGAACGGTTCGACGTTGTCTACCATCTCCTGTCGCCCAAGCAGAACCTGCGAATCCGGGTGAAGATTGTCATCGGCGAAGACCAGCCCGTGCCATCAGCATGCGACGTCTATCCGGGAGCCGACTGGTTCGAGCGGGAAGCCTACGACATGTACGGCATCCTCTTCACCGGCCATCCGGATTTGCGCCGCATTTTGACCGACTACGGTTTTGAAGGCTATCCTTTGCGCAAGGACTTCCCGACAACCGGTTATGTCGAGGTTCGCTATAACGACGAGGCCAAGCGGGTTGTCTATGAGCCGGTGGCGCTGAAACAGGAATTCCGCAACTTTGATTTTATGTCACCCTGGGAGGGAACGGATTACGTTCTGCCAGGGGATGAGAAAGCAAACGCGAAGTGA
- a CDS encoding NADH-quinone oxidoreductase subunit D: MNEHNVRNFNINFGPQHPAAHGVLRLVLELDGEIVERVDPHIGLLHRGTEKLIETKTYLQAVPYFDRLDYVAPMNQEHAFALAVEKLTGTEVPIRGQLIRVLYSEIGRILSHLLNVTTQAMDVGALTPPLWGFEEREKLMVFYERASGSRMHAAYFRPGGVHQDLPSELVEDIGKWIDPFLKTVDDIDELLTENRIFKQRNVDIGVVTLADAWAWGFSGVMVRGSGAAWDLRKSQPYECYADMDFDIPIGKNGDCYDRYVIRMIEMRESAKIMRQCVDRLLDDAKIGPHSSLDGKVVPPKRGEMKRSMEALIHHFKLYTEGYHVPEGEVYAAVEAPKGEFGVYVVSDGTNKPYRCKIRAPGYAHLQAMDYICRGHQLADVSAILGSLDIVFGEVDR; encoded by the coding sequence ATGAACGAACATAACGTCCGGAATTTTAATATCAATTTCGGTCCACAGCATCCGGCAGCGCACGGCGTGCTGCGTCTCGTACTGGAACTCGACGGTGAAATCGTCGAACGGGTGGACCCTCATATCGGACTGTTGCATCGCGGCACAGAGAAGCTGATAGAGACAAAGACGTATCTGCAGGCGGTGCCTTATTTCGATCGGCTGGATTATGTCGCGCCGATGAATCAGGAGCATGCCTTCGCACTGGCAGTTGAAAAATTGACCGGAACCGAGGTTCCGATCCGCGGCCAGCTGATCCGCGTGCTCTATTCCGAAATCGGGCGCATCCTGTCGCATCTGCTCAACGTGACGACCCAGGCCATGGATGTGGGCGCGCTCACGCCGCCGCTTTGGGGGTTCGAAGAGCGCGAGAAGTTGATGGTGTTCTACGAACGCGCATCCGGCTCGCGTATGCATGCCGCCTATTTCCGGCCGGGCGGCGTTCACCAGGATCTGCCGAGCGAACTGGTCGAGGATATCGGCAAATGGATCGATCCGTTTCTCAAGACCGTCGATGACATCGATGAGCTTCTGACGGAAAATCGCATCTTCAAGCAGCGCAATGTCGATATCGGCGTGGTGACGCTGGCCGATGCCTGGGCATGGGGTTTCTCCGGCGTCATGGTGCGCGGCTCCGGCGCTGCCTGGGATCTGCGTAAATCGCAGCCTTATGAATGTTACGCCGACATGGATTTCGATATTCCGATCGGCAAGAACGGCGATTGTTACGACCGTTACGTGATCCGCATGATCGAAATGCGCGAATCGGCAAAGATCATGCGCCAATGCGTCGATCGCCTGCTGGACGACGCCAAGATCGGGCCGCACTCGTCGCTCGACGGCAAGGTGGTTCCGCCGAAGCGTGGCGAGATGAAGCGCTCGATGGAGGCGCTGATTCACCACTTCAAGCTCTACACTGAAGGCTATCATGTGCCGGAGGGCGAGGTTTACGCCGCTGTGGAAGCACCCAAAGGTGAATTCGGCGTCTATGTCGTGTCCGACGGAACCAACAAGCCTTACCGGTGCAAGATCAGGGCGCCGGGTTACGCCCATCTGCAGGCCATGGATTATATCTGTCGCGGGCACCAGCTGGCCGATGTTTCAGCCATTCTCGGTTCGCTGGACATCGTCTTCGGCGAGGTGGATCGCTGA
- the nuoE gene encoding NADH-quinone oxidoreductase subunit NuoE, whose protein sequence is MSVRRLAEENVQPQRFAFNEGNASWAQATINKYPKGREQSAVIPLLMRAQEQDGWVTKAAIESIADMLSMPYIRVLEVATFYTQFQLKPVGTRAHVQVCGTTPCMLRGSEELISLCKQRIHSQPLTPNAAGTLSWEEVECQGACVNAPMVMIFKDTFEDLTVERLEQIIDSFEAGKGVDIVPGPQIERVFSAPIGGLTTLTEEPKPQRNQVTEAPVPVAEADGASVPPTNAGRAKPDAPEADPTVKTPVTAKGEAAANTKKTGAETKDAGPVDTPEGGPKTDLTAGAKTPSPETK, encoded by the coding sequence ATGTCCGTTCGTCGACTAGCCGAGGAAAATGTCCAGCCGCAGCGCTTTGCCTTTAACGAGGGCAATGCCAGTTGGGCGCAGGCAACGATCAATAAATATCCCAAAGGCCGCGAGCAGTCCGCGGTTATTCCGCTGTTGATGCGGGCGCAGGAGCAGGACGGCTGGGTCACCAAGGCGGCGATCGAAAGCATTGCCGACATGCTGAGCATGCCGTATATCCGCGTGCTGGAGGTTGCGACCTTCTACACGCAGTTCCAGCTGAAACCGGTTGGCACCCGCGCCCATGTGCAGGTCTGCGGAACCACGCCTTGCATGCTGCGCGGCTCCGAGGAACTGATCAGCCTCTGCAAGCAGCGCATCCATTCACAGCCGCTGACGCCCAATGCGGCAGGCACGCTGTCCTGGGAAGAGGTCGAGTGTCAGGGCGCCTGCGTCAATGCACCGATGGTCATGATCTTCAAGGATACGTTCGAGGATCTGACGGTAGAGCGGCTCGAACAGATTATCGACAGCTTCGAAGCAGGCAAGGGTGTGGACATCGTGCCAGGCCCGCAGATCGAGCGTGTGTTTTCGGCGCCAATCGGCGGCTTGACGACATTGACGGAAGAGCCGAAGCCGCAGCGCAACCAGGTGACGGAAGCGCCGGTACCGGTTGCAGAGGCAGATGGCGCAAGCGTTCCGCCGACCAATGCCGGTCGTGCGAAACCGGATGCGCCCGAAGCCGATCCGACCGTCAAAACGCCTGTGACGGCCAAGGGCGAGGCGGCAGCCAACACGAAGAAGACCGGCGCGGAAACCAAGGATGCAGGACCGGTCGATACGCCGGAGGGCGGCCCGAAGACGGACCTGACGGCGGGCGCGAAGACGCCGTCACCGGAGACGAAATAA
- the nuoF gene encoding NADH-quinone oxidoreductase subunit NuoF: MLDDKDRIFTNIYGIHDKSLKGAMGRGHWDGTKQILEKGRDWIINEMKASGLRGRGGAGFPTGLKWSFMPKESDGRPHYLVVNADESEPGTCKDRDIMRHDPHTLIEGCVIASFAMGAHAAYIYVRGEYIREREALQAAIDECYDAGLLGVGNKLGWDMDIYVHHGAGAYICGEETALLESLEGKKGQPRLKPPFPANMGLYGCPTTVNNVESIAVAPTILRRGAGWFSAIGRPNNVGTKLFMVSGHVNKPCTVEEAMGIPFRELIERHCGGVRGGWDNLLAVIPGGSSCPVVKGEHILDAPMDFDGMRDVKSSFGTAAVIVMDRSTDIIKAIWRLAAFYKHESCGQCTPCREGTGWMMRVMERMVQGRAQKREIDMLFDVSKQVEGHTICALGDAAAWPIQGLIRNFRPEMEKRIDDYTRNATTHGAVLQAAE, translated from the coding sequence ATGCTAGACGATAAAGATCGCATTTTTACCAACATCTACGGCATCCATGACAAGTCGCTGAAAGGCGCCATGGGCCGTGGCCATTGGGACGGGACGAAGCAGATCCTGGAAAAGGGACGCGACTGGATCATCAACGAGATGAAGGCGTCCGGTCTGCGCGGTCGCGGCGGCGCCGGCTTCCCGACAGGCCTCAAATGGTCCTTCATGCCGAAGGAAAGCGACGGTCGGCCGCATTATCTGGTGGTCAATGCCGACGAGTCCGAGCCCGGCACCTGCAAGGACCGCGACATTATGCGCCACGATCCGCATACGCTGATCGAAGGCTGTGTGATTGCAAGCTTTGCGATGGGCGCACATGCCGCCTATATTTACGTTCGCGGCGAATATATCCGCGAGCGCGAAGCGCTGCAGGCCGCGATCGACGAATGCTATGATGCAGGCCTTCTTGGGGTCGGCAACAAGCTTGGCTGGGACATGGATATTTACGTCCACCACGGCGCCGGCGCATATATCTGCGGCGAGGAAACAGCGCTGCTCGAAAGCCTCGAAGGCAAGAAGGGCCAGCCGCGTCTGAAGCCGCCATTCCCGGCGAATATGGGCCTCTACGGTTGCCCGACGACGGTCAACAATGTCGAGTCGATTGCGGTGGCCCCGACGATCCTCCGGCGTGGCGCAGGCTGGTTTTCGGCTATCGGCCGGCCAAACAACGTCGGGACCAAGCTCTTCATGGTCTCCGGCCATGTCAACAAGCCTTGCACGGTCGAGGAAGCCATGGGAATCCCGTTCCGCGAATTGATCGAGCGCCACTGCGGCGGTGTGCGCGGCGGCTGGGATAATCTGCTGGCGGTCATTCCGGGCGGATCCTCCTGTCCTGTGGTCAAGGGCGAGCACATCCTCGATGCGCCGATGGATTTCGACGGCATGCGGGACGTGAAATCATCCTTCGGAACGGCGGCTGTCATCGTCATGGATCGCTCGACCGATATCATCAAGGCGATCTGGCGTCTGGCGGCCTTCTACAAACATGAGAGCTGCGGCCAGTGCACACCATGCCGCGAGGGCACGGGCTGGATGATGCGCGTCATGGAGCGCATGGTGCAGGGCAGGGCGCAGAAGCGCGAGATCGACATGTTGTTCGACGTGAGCAAGCAGGTCGAGGGGCATACGATCTGCGCGCTCGGCGATGCGGCGGCCTGGCCCATACAGGGCCTCATCCGCAACTTCCGTCCGGAAATGGAAAAGCGTATCGACGATTATACGCGCAACGCGACAACGCATGGGGCAGTCCTGCAAGCAGCGGAGTGA